The Neurospora crassa OR74A linkage group IV, whole genome shotgun sequence genome has a segment encoding these proteins:
- the gh76-4 gene encoding glycosyl hydrolase family 76-4 protein, producing MDYWHYTGDSSYNELITSSMLFHTGPPLNAYMPENYTISMGNDDQGFWGLSAMLAAEIGFPDPPADKPQWLQLAQAVFHTQADPGRHDDVCGGGLRWQIPMANIGYDYKNSISNGIFFNLGARLARYTGNETYAHHARKTWDWMMAVGLMTEDGNVYDGAHTGVNCTDVFKAQFSYNAAIFLQGAAFMYSFTKGPEQVLWKNRVQALLDRTIAFFFHAGPMIELSCETPTVILCKTDMLSFKGYTHRWLATTTQLAPFTRDAIEKALRNSTAAAVDSCRGPLHDGRACGFRWTTGGYDGLTGAGQEMSVLAALSSLLVFNENASGGDGKAGNKGAPLTGETGGTSKGNPHAGTGKGVVDPTELRELTKGDKVGAWILTAFTLGTLGAAFVLMASGSFEKLEGGATPATAAAGEKKKKEKKEKLSIWYKIARESNFFRHQG from the exons ATGGACTACTGGCACTACACGGGCGACTCGTCTTACAACGAGCTGATCACCTCCTCTATGCTCTTCCATACGGGCCCACCGCTCAACGCTTACATGCCTGAGAACTACACCATATCGATGGGCAACGACGACCAGGGGTTCTGGGGCCTATCCGCTATGCTCGCAGCCGAGATCGGCTTTCCCGACCCTCCGGCTGATAAGCCTCAGTGGTTGCAGCTCGCTCAGGCGGTGTTTCACACCCAGGCGGATCCTGGAAGACATGATGatgtgtgtggtggtgggttgcgATGGCAGATACCAATGGCGAACATTGGATATGATTACAAGAACTCAATTAGCAACG GTATCTTCTTCAACCTCGGCGCCAGACTGGCGAGGTACACGGGAAACGAAACGTACGCGCACCATGCAAGAAAGACGTGGGATTGGATGATGGCAGTCGGGCTAATGACCGAGGACGGGAATGTGTACGATGGAGCGCATACGGGGGTGAATTGTACGGATGTGTTCAAGGCGCAGTTCTCATATAACGCGGCAATATTTTTGCAAGGGGCGGCCTTCATGTATAGCTTT ACAAAAGGTCCAGAACAAGTCCTCTGGAAGAACCGCGTCCAAGCCCTCCTCGACCGGACcatagccttcttcttccacgccGGCCCCATGATCGAGCTCTCTTGCGAGACGCCCACCGTCATCCTCTGCAAGACCGACATGCTTTCCTTCAAGGGCTACACGCACCGATGGCTGGCAACCACCACGCAGCTCGCGCCATTCACGCGCGACGCCATCGAGAAAGCTTTGCGCAACTCTACCGCCGCGGCCGTCGACTCGTGCCGTGGTCCCCTCCACGACGGCCGAGCGTGCGGCTTCCGCTGGACGACGGGCGGGTACGATGGGTTGACGGGAGCAGGGCAAGAGATGAGCGTGTTGGCGGctttgtcgtcgttgttggtgTTCAACGAAAACgctagtggtggtgatgggaaaGCGGGCAATAAAGGTGCGCCGCTGACGGGGGAGACCGGGGGAACGAGTAAAGGGAATCCGCATGCGGGGACGGGGAAGGGAGTGGTTGATCCCACGGAGCTGAGGGAGTTGACGAAGGGGGATAAGGTGGGAGCGTGGATTCTTACGGCGTTTACGCTGGGGACGCTGGGGGCGGCGTTTGTGCTGATGGCCTCAGGATCTTTCGAGAAGCTGGAGGGTGGGGCTACGCCGGCAACAGCAGCGGctggggagaagaagaagaaggagaagaaggagaagttgTCGATTTGGTACAAGATTGCGAGGGAAAGTAATTTTTTCAGGCATCAGGGCTGA